A stretch of Telopea speciosissima isolate NSW1024214 ecotype Mountain lineage chromosome 11, Tspe_v1, whole genome shotgun sequence DNA encodes these proteins:
- the LOC122645583 gene encoding tetraketide alpha-pyrone reductase 2-like: MPEYCVTGGTGFIASYLVKALLEKGHTVRATVRDPDSEEKVGFLWEMNGAKQRLRLLKADIMVEGSFDEAVEGVDGVFHTASPVLVGYDKNIQATLIDPAIKGTLNVMKSCAKASAVKRVVLTSSCSAIRYQEDVQQNSPLNESHWSDPEYCKRFNLWYAYAKTLAEKKAWQQAKESGIDLVVVNPSFVVGPLIAPQPTSTLLLILEITKGLTGKYPNTTIGFVHIEDVVTTHILAMEEIKASGRLICSSTVAHFSEIIEMLKSKYPSYPFENKCSDQKGDDNPHSMDTSKINKLGLPTFKTIPEMFDDCIKSFQEKGFL, translated from the exons atgccagAATACTGTGTAACAGGAGGGACGGGATTCATTGCGTCGTACCTGGTCAAGGCGTTGCTGGAAAAGGGTCATACTGTCCGCGCCACAGTACGGGATCCAG ATAGTGAAGAGAAGGTTGGTTTCCTTTGGGAGATGAATGGGGCCAAGCAGAGGCTAAGGCTCTTGAAAGCTGATATAATGGTTGAAGGAAGCTTCGATGAAGCAGTGGAGGGTGTTGATGGTGTCTTCCACACAGCATCTCCAGTTCTCGTTGGGTATGATAAAAACATTCAG GCAACTTTGATCGATCCAGCAATAAAGGGCACACTGAATGTCATGAAGTCCTGCGCCAAAGCAAGTGCAGTAAAGCGGGTTGTGCTCACCTCTTCTTGCTCTGCCATAAGATACCAAGAAGACGTCCAACAAAACTCCCCTCTCAATGAATCGCATTGGAGCGATCCTGAGTACTGCAAACGCTTCAAT TTGTGGTACGCATATGCAAAGACATTAGCGGAGAAAAAAGCCTGGCAACAAGCAAAGGAGAGTGGGATTGATCTCGTGGTGGTGAACCCATCCTTCGTGGTGGGTCCCCTGATTGCACCACAACCAACCAGTACACTACTCCTGATACTGGAAATTACAAAAG GTTTGACAGGAAAGTACCCAAATACAACAATTGGGTTCGTACACATTGAAGATGTGGTAACTACACACATATTAGCCATGGAAGAGATTAAAGCATCAGGCAGGCTTATATGTTCGAGCACAGTTGCTCACTTTTCAGAGATCATTGAGATGCTAAAGAGCAAATATCCATCATACCCATTTGAAAACAA GTGCAGTGACCAGAAAGGAGATGACAACCCACACAGCATGGACACAAGCAAGATTAATAAGTTGGGGCTTCCCACCTTCAAAACCATCCCCGAAATGTTTGACGACTGCATCAAAAGCTTCCAAGAGAAAGGATTCCTGTGA